Proteins found in one Thalassomonas actiniarum genomic segment:
- the rsxD gene encoding electron transport complex subunit RsxD, translating to MAFWIASSPHNHTQNETSALMRLVIYATLPGIFAQWYFFGWGNIIHIALAILSAFVAEFIVLALRDKNIKKQLFDGSAMLTAVLLGISLPALAPWWISVIGAVFAVVVVKQLYGGLGHNPFNPAMAAYVMLLISFPVQMTLWQPPLSLMSMELTFSNTLSTIFTGFTAEGFSPDQLRTHIDGFTMATPLDTLKTGTTMGLTVSESLQSPVFGDYFGVGWEWINFAFLIGGLILIAKKAIDWVTPASFLISLFVCSLIAFLISPDSSASTMFHWFNGACMLGAFFILTDPVSGATSSKGRIVFAALAGLLVYLIRSFGGYPDAVAFAVLLCNMSAPLIDQYTRPRTYGHHSGTK from the coding sequence ATGGCCTTTTGGATAGCGAGCTCGCCTCACAACCATACCCAAAATGAAACCTCGGCGTTGATGCGCCTGGTCATTTACGCAACCCTGCCCGGCATCTTCGCCCAGTGGTACTTTTTTGGCTGGGGCAATATCATACATATCGCCCTGGCGATTCTCAGTGCCTTTGTCGCCGAATTTATCGTGCTGGCACTGAGGGATAAAAACATCAAAAAACAGCTGTTTGACGGCAGCGCCATGTTAACCGCAGTATTGCTCGGCATCAGCTTACCCGCCCTCGCTCCCTGGTGGATTTCCGTCATCGGCGCGGTATTTGCCGTCGTGGTGGTCAAACAGCTTTATGGCGGTTTGGGCCATAACCCCTTTAATCCGGCCATGGCAGCCTATGTGATGTTGCTGATCTCTTTCCCGGTACAAATGACCCTGTGGCAGCCGCCGCTGAGCCTGATGAGCATGGAGCTGACCTTCAGCAATACCTTAAGCACCATTTTCACCGGCTTTACCGCCGAAGGCTTTTCCCCGGATCAGCTGCGCACCCATATTGACGGCTTTACCATGGCCACGCCGTTAGATACCTTAAAAACCGGCACTACCATGGGGCTTACAGTAAGTGAGAGCTTACAATCGCCGGTGTTTGGCGACTATTTCGGTGTCGGCTGGGAGTGGATCAACTTTGCCTTTTTAATCGGCGGACTGATCTTGATTGCCAAAAAAGCCATTGACTGGGTCACCCCGGCGAGCTTTTTAATCAGCTTATTTGTCTGCTCGCTGATCGCCTTTTTAATCAGCCCGGACAGCAGTGCTTCTACCATGTTCCACTGGTTCAACGGCGCCTGTATGCTCGGCGCCTTCTTTATCCTCACCGATCCCGTTTCCGGCGCCACCAGCAGCAAAGGACGTATCGTTTTTGCCGCCCTGGCAGGACTGCTGGTTTATTTGATCCGCAGCTTTGGCGGTTACCCGGATGCGGTCGCTTTTGCGGTTTTACTCTGTAATATGTCGGCGCCGCTGATTGACCAATATACCCGTCCCCGTACCTATGGCCACCACTCAGGAACTAAGTAA
- the rsxG gene encoding electron transport complex subunit RsxG, giving the protein MRIAIKKNSKILALFAIACTAVVGLVNEFTKGHIQNQQQQHLLTILHSIIEPQRLNNNLANDCRLVTDPLLGSTEPQTVYLARYDGEPVAAAIRTTAPDGYNGNIELIVAVNADGSVSGVRQLKHNETPGLGDKIEIRKSDWITGFNGKKMRDEKDSRWAVTKDNGMFDQFTGATITPRAVVKAVKQTVTYFKQHQQALFALEAGGFTGTCRDEGQSHSLSKNNNQNSDTNGEES; this is encoded by the coding sequence ATGCGTATCGCCATTAAGAAAAACAGTAAAATTCTCGCCCTGTTCGCCATTGCCTGCACCGCGGTGGTGGGCCTGGTCAATGAGTTTACCAAGGGCCATATTCAAAACCAGCAGCAACAGCATTTGCTGACGATTTTGCACAGTATTATCGAGCCGCAGCGCCTGAATAACAATCTCGCCAATGACTGCCGCCTGGTCACCGACCCCTTACTCGGCAGCACTGAGCCGCAAACCGTGTACCTGGCCCGATACGACGGCGAGCCGGTTGCCGCCGCCATCAGAACCACGGCCCCCGACGGTTATAACGGCAATATTGAACTGATTGTCGCCGTCAATGCCGACGGCTCGGTCAGCGGCGTACGCCAGTTAAAGCACAATGAAACCCCGGGATTAGGGGATAAGATTGAAATCAGAAAAAGCGACTGGATCACAGGCTTTAACGGCAAAAAAATGCGCGATGAAAAAGACAGTCGCTGGGCCGTTACCAAAGACAACGGCATGTTTGATCAGTTTACCGGCGCCACTATTACCCCCAGGGCTGTGGTCAAAGCGGTAAAACAAACCGTCACTTATTTTAAGCAACATCAACAGGCCTTATTTGCCCTCGAAGCTGGCGGCTTTACCGGCACCTGCCGTGATGAAGGCCAGAGCCACAGCCTGAGCAAGAATAACAACCAAAACTCCGACACCAACGGGGAAGAAAGCTAA
- a CDS encoding electron transport complex subunit E, with amino-acid sequence MSNEYKELARQGLWKNNPGLVQLLGLCPLLAVTSTVTNALGLGLATLLVLIGSNITVSAIRQWVPKEIRIPIFVMIIAAFVTCVQLLMNAFTYGIYQSLGLFLPLIVTNCAIIGRAEAYASKNPVKQAGFDGLMMGTGFALVLLALGAIREVLGQGTLFDGANLLLGEWAAGLRVEVYNLDSQFLLAILPPGAFIAMGFLIAIKNVIDNKIAQAQPQQEEQNIERVRVNFDAQ; translated from the coding sequence ATGAGCAATGAATATAAAGAACTCGCCAGGCAGGGACTGTGGAAAAACAATCCAGGTCTGGTACAGTTACTGGGCTTATGTCCGCTGCTGGCGGTCACCTCCACCGTTACTAACGCCCTGGGACTGGGGCTGGCCACCTTATTAGTCTTAATCGGCTCCAACATCACGGTATCGGCCATTCGCCAATGGGTACCGAAAGAAATCCGTATCCCGATTTTTGTGATGATCATCGCCGCCTTTGTTACCTGCGTGCAATTACTGATGAATGCCTTTACTTACGGCATCTACCAGTCGCTGGGACTATTTTTACCCCTGATCGTCACCAATTGCGCCATTATCGGCCGGGCCGAAGCCTATGCTTCGAAAAACCCGGTAAAACAGGCCGGCTTTGACGGCCTGATGATGGGCACCGGCTTTGCCTTAGTGCTGCTGGCCTTAGGAGCCATTCGGGAAGTTCTGGGGCAAGGGACCTTGTTTGACGGTGCCAATTTATTGCTTGGCGAATGGGCCGCGGGTTTGCGTGTTGAAGTCTACAACCTCGACAGCCAGTTTTTGCTTGCCATCCTGCCTCCCGGCGCTTTTATCGCCATGGGCTTTTTAATCGCCATCAAAAATGTTATCGACAACAAAATTGCCCAGGCCCAGCCGCAACAAGAAGAACAAAACATAGAAAGGGTACGGGTTAATTTTGACGCCCAGTAA
- the nth gene encoding endonuclease III, translating into MNKEKRLEILTRLRDDNPHPTTELNFSSPFELLIAVLLSAQATDVGVNKATDKLFPVANTPQAILDLGLEGLKSYIKTIGLFNTKAVNTMKTCQMLVDLHGGEVPENREALEALPGVGRKTANVVLNTAFGWPTIAVDTHIFRVSNRTKLAMGKNVDLVEQKLLKVVPKEFKVDVHHWLILHGRYTCVARKPKCGSCIIEDLCEFKDKTEL; encoded by the coding sequence ATGAATAAAGAAAAACGCCTGGAAATACTGACCCGGTTACGGGACGACAACCCTCACCCGACCACAGAGCTGAATTTCTCCAGCCCGTTCGAATTGCTGATCGCGGTATTGTTGTCGGCCCAGGCAACCGATGTCGGCGTCAATAAAGCCACCGACAAATTATTCCCTGTCGCCAATACCCCGCAGGCCATTTTAGATCTCGGCCTGGAAGGACTTAAATCCTATATCAAAACCATAGGTCTGTTTAATACCAAGGCAGTCAACACCATGAAAACCTGCCAGATGCTGGTGGACTTACATGGCGGCGAAGTACCGGAAAACCGCGAAGCACTCGAAGCCCTGCCCGGGGTCGGCAGAAAAACCGCCAACGTAGTGTTAAACACCGCCTTTGGCTGGCCGACCATAGCGGTGGATACCCATATTTTCAGGGTCAGCAACCGCACTAAGCTCGCCATGGGGAAAAATGTCGATCTGGTGGAGCAGAAACTGTTAAAGGTGGTGCCGAAAGAATTTAAAGTCGATGTCCACCACTGGCTGATATTACACGGCAGATATACCTGTGTCGCCCGCAAGCCCAAGTGCGGCTCCTGTATTATCGAAGATCTATGTGAATTTAAAGATAAAACAGAACTTTAA
- a CDS encoding VOC family protein has product MKFLHAMVRVLDLDASLNFYVNQLGLVETRRTDYPEGKFTLIYLATEPGAPEVELTHNWGASETYSQGRNFGHLAFEVDDIYQLCEKLQQAGVIINRPPRCGHMAFIKSPDGISIELLQKGGALPPQEPWLSMENTGSW; this is encoded by the coding sequence ATGAAATTTTTACATGCCATGGTACGGGTGCTGGATCTGGATGCCTCACTCAACTTTTACGTCAATCAGTTAGGGCTAGTGGAAACCAGGCGCACTGACTACCCCGAAGGAAAATTCACCCTGATTTACCTGGCCACAGAGCCCGGCGCACCGGAAGTAGAGCTGACCCATAACTGGGGAGCAAGCGAAACTTATAGCCAGGGCCGTAATTTTGGTCACCTGGCCTTTGAAGTGGATGACATCTACCAACTTTGCGAAAAACTGCAGCAGGCAGGTGTGATTATCAACCGTCCGCCCCGTTGCGGCCATATGGCCTTTATCAAATCCCCCGACGGGATCTCGATAGAGCTGTTGCAAAAAGGCGGCGCCCTGCCACCGCAAGAGCCCTGGTTAAGCATGGAAAATACCGGCAGCTGGTAA
- a CDS encoding pyridoxal-phosphate-dependent aminotransferase family protein, with amino-acid sequence MPIQSFIPPQRTLMGPGPSDVNPRILSALARPTVGHLDPTFVGMMDEVKSLLQYAFQTENAFTIAVSAPGSAGMEACFVNLLTPQDTVVVCRNGVFGARMIENVQRGGANLIVVDSPWGRAVDPQQLEDTLKQNPQANFVAFVHAETSTGALSDAKTLCEIARKHDCLTIVDAVTSLGGVELKVDDWGIDAIYSGSQKCLSCVPGLSPVSFSERATEVIKNRKTPVQSWFLDQSLVMGYWSGEGKRSYHHTAPVNSLYALHEALVILQQEGLEQSWARHKAQHQKLAGGLNKLGLDFIVPQEERLPQLNSVFIPKGVDDVAVRSYLLNEYNLEIGAGLGDFAGSAWRIGLMGYAARSENVALCLSALEDALGRFSA; translated from the coding sequence ATGCCAATTCAGTCTTTTATTCCTCCCCAGCGGACATTAATGGGGCCGGGTCCTTCAGATGTTAATCCCCGCATTTTATCTGCCCTGGCCAGGCCCACGGTCGGCCATTTAGATCCCACCTTTGTCGGCATGATGGATGAAGTGAAATCCCTGTTGCAATATGCCTTTCAGACGGAAAATGCCTTTACCATCGCCGTCTCTGCTCCCGGCTCTGCCGGAATGGAAGCCTGTTTTGTTAATTTGCTGACGCCACAAGATACCGTGGTGGTATGCCGCAACGGTGTGTTTGGCGCACGCATGATAGAGAATGTACAAAGGGGCGGCGCCAACTTGATTGTGGTTGACAGCCCCTGGGGCAGGGCGGTAGATCCCCAGCAACTCGAAGATACCTTAAAGCAAAACCCGCAGGCAAACTTTGTCGCTTTTGTGCATGCGGAAACCTCAACCGGTGCATTATCCGATGCCAAAACCTTGTGTGAGATCGCCAGGAAGCATGACTGCCTGACCATAGTGGATGCCGTGACTTCCCTCGGAGGCGTTGAACTGAAAGTGGATGACTGGGGCATAGACGCCATTTATTCCGGCAGCCAGAAATGTTTATCCTGTGTGCCGGGTTTATCGCCGGTGAGTTTCAGCGAGCGGGCCACCGAGGTGATTAAAAACCGTAAAACGCCGGTACAAAGCTGGTTCCTGGATCAGTCCCTGGTGATGGGTTACTGGTCGGGTGAAGGAAAACGCTCTTACCACCATACCGCCCCGGTGAATTCGCTTTACGCACTACATGAAGCTTTGGTGATCTTGCAGCAGGAAGGACTGGAGCAAAGCTGGGCCAGACATAAGGCGCAGCACCAGAAACTTGCCGGGGGATTAAATAAACTGGGTCTGGATTTTATCGTGCCACAAGAAGAGCGCTTGCCTCAGCTTAATTCCGTGTTTATTCCTAAAGGCGTGGATGATGTTGCAGTACGCAGTTATTTGTTAAACGAATATAACCTGGAAATCGGCGCTGGTTTAGGTGATTTTGCCGGTTCAGCCTGGCGTATTGGCCTGATGGGCTATGCGGCAAGAAGTGAAAATGTTGCCCTGTGCCTGAGCGCTTTAGAAGATGCTTTAGGGCGTTTTTCTGCTTAG
- a CDS encoding YaeQ family protein — MALKATIFKANIQLSDMDRNYYDTLQLTIAQHPSETDLRMMVRIIAFILNANENLQFGKGVSDEDEAALWQMNYAEEIELWIELGQVDSKRIKKACNRANEVKLYCYGSSVDTWWSQVAGKMRQFDKLSIEQFDVATTNALTDLVSRTMEFQCSIQDGQLWLTSGDNTVLVETKKLL; from the coding sequence ATGGCACTTAAAGCAACTATTTTTAAAGCCAATATCCAACTCTCAGATATGGATCGTAACTATTACGATACCCTGCAATTAACCATTGCCCAACATCCGTCGGAAACCGATCTGCGCATGATGGTACGTATCATCGCCTTTATCTTAAACGCCAATGAAAACCTGCAATTCGGTAAAGGCGTCAGCGACGAAGACGAAGCGGCGTTATGGCAAATGAACTACGCCGAAGAAATTGAACTGTGGATCGAGTTAGGTCAGGTAGACAGCAAAAGAATTAAAAAAGCCTGCAACCGCGCCAATGAAGTCAAACTCTATTGTTACGGCAGCAGCGTTGATACCTGGTGGTCGCAGGTGGCCGGTAAAATGCGCCAGTTTGACAAATTATCCATAGAGCAATTTGATGTTGCCACCACCAATGCCCTCACCGACTTGGTCAGCCGCACCATGGAATTTCAATGCAGCATCCAGGATGGTCAGTTATGGCTGACCTCCGGCGATAACACCGTTCTGGTTGAAACCAAAAAACTGTTATAA
- a CDS encoding M20/M25/M40 family metallo-hydrolase, translating into MNLNKRLVKRSFSQHKLPVAMAAAFALMPFSQGMAKLSMENMTRDITYLASDELRGRASFSKEIDQAADYISKRFTDIGLKPMAGHTSFKQSFSIYSISQKSLKVSLNNQVIDKENLAMASTMPAFSWQQADAVKTHVIGEKDNLRDALRKLNREGGQHLVLLHPAQKALFQRYQHYFKRGLTKLELGHQGAIVIALTDLTTLDRVDITGTTDTKQQRLTNVVGILPGKSQAKEIVLYSGHYDHIGVNNEGEGDVINNGADDDASGTTAMINLAEHFAQQKDNARTLMFSAFTAEEIGGFGSKAFSKQLKPEQVVAMINIEMIGKPSKFGAGTIWMTGMERSDLGELLNKQIKEEKHKIHKDPYPEQGLFYRSDNATLARLGVPAHSFSSTQLDKDQHYHQVSDDLASLDLDSMFKVIQTLATGTRGLVDGTVTPSRIDPAQVHGTGLIY; encoded by the coding sequence ATGAACTTAAATAAACGATTAGTAAAACGCAGCTTCAGCCAACATAAGCTGCCAGTGGCAATGGCCGCAGCATTCGCCCTGATGCCCTTTAGCCAGGGCATGGCAAAACTTTCCATGGAAAATATGACCCGGGATATTACTTACCTGGCCAGCGATGAGCTCAGGGGGCGGGCAAGTTTTTCCAAGGAAATCGACCAGGCCGCCGACTACATCAGCAAACGTTTTACCGATATCGGCCTTAAGCCCATGGCGGGCCACACCAGCTTTAAGCAAAGCTTTTCCATTTACAGCATTAGCCAAAAATCACTTAAGGTCAGTTTAAACAATCAGGTGATTGATAAAGAAAATCTGGCCATGGCCAGCACCATGCCTGCTTTTTCCTGGCAACAAGCCGATGCGGTAAAAACCCATGTCATCGGTGAAAAGGATAATCTGCGTGATGCCCTGAGAAAATTGAATCGGGAAGGCGGCCAACATCTGGTATTGCTACATCCCGCCCAAAAAGCCCTGTTCCAGCGCTACCAGCATTATTTTAAGCGCGGATTAACCAAACTTGAACTCGGGCACCAGGGCGCAATCGTGATTGCCTTAACCGATCTCACCACGCTTGACAGGGTGGATATCACAGGCACAACAGACACCAAGCAGCAGCGGCTGACCAATGTGGTCGGGATATTACCGGGTAAAAGCCAGGCAAAAGAAATCGTGCTCTATAGCGGCCATTATGATCATATCGGGGTCAATAACGAAGGAGAAGGTGATGTCATCAACAACGGCGCCGATGATGATGCCTCAGGCACCACCGCTATGATCAACCTGGCGGAGCATTTCGCCCAACAAAAAGACAATGCCAGAACCCTGATGTTCAGCGCCTTTACCGCAGAAGAAATTGGCGGTTTCGGCTCCAAGGCATTTTCAAAGCAGCTCAAGCCTGAGCAGGTGGTGGCAATGATCAATATTGAAATGATCGGCAAACCGTCGAAATTCGGCGCAGGTACCATATGGATGACAGGCATGGAGCGCTCTGATTTGGGCGAGTTGCTCAACAAACAAATCAAGGAAGAAAAACACAAAATCCATAAGGACCCTTACCCTGAGCAAGGGTTATTTTACCGCTCGGATAATGCCACCCTGGCCCGTTTAGGGGTACCGGCCCACAGTTTCAGCAGTACCCAGCTGGATAAAGATCAGCATTACCACCAGGTCAGTGATGACTTGGCCAGCCTGGATCTTGACTCCATGTTTAAGGTGATCCAGACCCTGGCCACGGGTACCCGGGGCCTGGTTGACGGCACAGTGACCCCGTCAAGAATTGATCCCGCCCAGGTACATGGCACCGGCCTGATTTACTAA
- a CDS encoding LysR family transcriptional regulator has translation MKQKISLSDIRTFVVLAQSGSFTNAAEVLMCSRSHISKQLAQLESDLGVTLLTRTTRTQKLTPQGEAFFERCQSSLRSIDTAVDRVLESSASLHGLIKINCVGGFIGEDMVAPLVNDFMAAYPGVSIELDFSSRRVDLVSGEFDFVFRMGQLDDSALIARKLTDIHIDTFASPGYLKQHGRPGDPKDLKHHRCIVGSMHHWAFISLASSKKLEVPVSASLRCKNGRTMVSSALAGNGIIRVPELYCQNELKSGELEPVFSDWKVQSTPLYLVYLQDKHQPQRLQTFKDFVMEKFAAFLPV, from the coding sequence ATGAAACAAAAAATCAGTCTTTCAGATATCCGGACATTTGTAGTCCTTGCACAAAGTGGCAGCTTTACTAACGCTGCCGAAGTGTTGATGTGTTCCCGCTCGCATATTTCAAAGCAACTGGCGCAACTTGAGTCTGACTTAGGGGTAACCCTGTTAACCCGTACCACCAGAACCCAGAAACTCACGCCCCAGGGGGAGGCGTTTTTTGAACGTTGCCAAAGCTCGCTACGCAGTATAGATACGGCGGTTGACAGGGTGTTGGAGAGCTCAGCATCGCTGCATGGGCTGATTAAAATTAACTGTGTTGGCGGTTTTATCGGGGAAGATATGGTTGCGCCTCTGGTGAATGATTTTATGGCGGCATATCCCGGGGTCAGTATTGAGCTGGACTTTAGCAGCCGCCGGGTCGATCTGGTCTCGGGGGAGTTCGATTTTGTTTTTCGTATGGGCCAGCTTGATGATTCGGCGTTAATCGCGAGAAAACTGACTGATATCCATATAGACACTTTTGCCAGTCCGGGTTATTTAAAGCAACATGGCCGCCCCGGTGATCCTAAAGACTTAAAGCATCACAGATGTATTGTCGGCAGCATGCACCACTGGGCTTTTATCAGCCTGGCCAGCTCCAAGAAGCTTGAGGTGCCCGTTAGCGCCAGTCTCAGATGTAAAAACGGCCGGACCATGGTGTCGTCCGCTTTAGCCGGTAACGGTATCATCCGGGTGCCGGAGTTATATTGTCAAAACGAGCTTAAAAGCGGTGAGCTTGAGCCGGTGTTTAGCGACTGGAAAGTGCAGTCGACACCTTTATATTTGGTTTATCTGCAGGATAAGCATCAGCCGCAGAGGCTGCAAACCTTTAAAGACTTTGTGATGGAAAAGTTTGCCGCTTTTTTGCCGGTATAG
- a CDS encoding SDR family oxidoreductase, translated as MKNLVVITGASSGIGEALARQMSALGHPLLLLARRLEKLEALALPNCICAKVDITDQASFQAAIDNAVAQYGPVDLLVNNAGVMLLGQIDSQSAAEWQTMYDVNVLGLLNGMQSVLADMKERNTGTIVNISSIAGRKTFGNHAAYCGTKFAVHAISENVREEVADANVRVITIAPGAVETELLSHTTSDEIIAGYQSWKEDMGGVLAAVDVANAVSFAYRQPQNVCIREIVLAATRQQP; from the coding sequence ATGAAAAATTTAGTTGTGATCACAGGCGCCAGTTCAGGCATAGGCGAAGCATTAGCCAGGCAAATGAGCGCCCTGGGACATCCGCTGTTATTGCTGGCCAGGCGTCTTGAAAAACTTGAAGCATTGGCTTTACCTAACTGTATTTGTGCCAAAGTGGATATCACAGATCAAGCTTCATTCCAGGCGGCAATCGATAACGCGGTAGCGCAATATGGCCCGGTGGATCTGCTGGTCAACAATGCCGGGGTGATGTTGCTGGGACAAATTGACAGCCAGAGCGCTGCAGAATGGCAAACCATGTACGATGTTAACGTGCTGGGTTTACTCAACGGCATGCAAAGCGTGCTTGCCGACATGAAAGAGAGAAATACAGGCACTATCGTCAATATCAGCTCTATCGCCGGCAGAAAAACATTCGGCAACCATGCCGCCTACTGCGGCACTAAATTCGCCGTACACGCCATCTCAGAAAACGTCAGGGAAGAAGTTGCCGATGCCAATGTCCGTGTTATTACCATAGCACCGGGCGCCGTTGAAACCGAGCTGCTTTCCCATACGACATCAGATGAAATCATTGCCGGTTACCAATCGTGGAAAGAGGACATGGGCGGCGTATTAGCCGCTGTTGATGTCGCCAATGCCGTATCTTTTGCCTACCGCCAACCGCAAAATGTCTGTATCCGGGAAATCGTACTGGCGGCAACCAGGCAGCAGCCATAA
- a CDS encoding VF530 family DNA-binding protein has translation MNTENKYLNNPLHGLKLETLLTEIVDQYGWEILHAYLNLKCFKTKPSIASSIKFLKKTDWAREKVEAFYLYQFKNLPRADSEQFQLPPRERIIPAHQKPKEPAVLSFEDAERLRQKKAKKSREKASSAANPWANWGK, from the coding sequence ATGAACACAGAAAACAAATATTTAAATAACCCGCTGCATGGCCTGAAACTGGAGACACTGCTAACAGAAATAGTAGACCAATATGGCTGGGAAATATTACACGCCTATTTGAATCTGAAATGTTTTAAAACCAAGCCCAGCATAGCTTCAAGCATCAAGTTCCTGAAGAAAACCGACTGGGCCAGGGAAAAAGTAGAAGCCTTTTACCTCTATCAGTTTAAAAACCTGCCCAGGGCAGACAGTGAACAATTCCAATTACCGCCGCGCGAACGCATTATTCCGGCCCATCAAAAGCCGAAAGAACCTGCGGTATTAAGCTTTGAAGACGCGGAACGCCTGCGCCAGAAAAAAGCAAAGAAATCCAGGGAAAAAGCCTCAAGTGCTGCAAATCCCTGGGCTAATTGGGGTAAGTAG
- a CDS encoding putative zinc-binding protein: MTVVKNPIVYSCSGCSNLAQIAHDISSMLDSDGIAEMSCISGVIGKVKPVAELAYSGRPIIAIDGCGLGCTKACLSACDLTPEFYFDISRFGFEKRGKDENSLIENSVALENIYGELRKSGITFP, from the coding sequence ATGACAGTGGTTAAAAACCCCATCGTTTATTCCTGCTCGGGTTGCTCCAACCTGGCACAGATAGCACATGATATTTCTTCAATGCTGGACAGTGACGGTATTGCAGAAATGTCTTGTATTTCAGGCGTGATCGGCAAAGTGAAACCGGTAGCCGAGTTAGCTTATTCCGGCCGTCCCATTATTGCCATTGACGGTTGCGGTCTCGGTTGCACTAAAGCTTGCTTAAGTGCCTGTGATTTGACCCCCGAATTTTATTTTGACATCAGCCGCTTTGGTTTTGAAAAACGCGGCAAGGATGAAAACTCGCTGATCGAGAACAGTGTTGCCCTGGAGAATATCTATGGTGAACTGCGTAAATCGGGGATCACCTTTCCTTAA
- a CDS encoding ABC transporter permease yields MKYMAILADTLAELAQHKLRTLLTLLGMIFGVGAVIAMLNIGEGAEREALSMIDSMGLHNLIVTGKTFEENELKEQRKHSRGLSLRDGEIGVSALPFIEAFSAQKEIDTYSIFSAKGKSDGDALGVSASFFELSKFALFQGRYLDSADEQAFAQVAVLGSSSAKQLFPLGNAVGQNIKINHLWFKVVGVLEAPFLKKEEFQGIKLGGEQNQVFIPLSAAIHKFPAKQLVSEVSSLKFKVNKDIDPIEAAKAVNHLLNRRHNDVDDFDITIPAALLAQQKQTQQIFNIVMSCVAGISLLVGGIGIMNIMLATVLERTKEIGLLRAVGATQKDIRLQFVAESFTISILGGLLGVVFGILLSELISLYSQWAVYWSLSAIVLSFSICAMVGIIFGVYPAIKASKLDPIDALQSD; encoded by the coding sequence ATGAAGTATATGGCTATTTTGGCAGATACTCTGGCGGAGCTTGCCCAGCATAAGCTAAGAACCTTGCTGACCCTGCTCGGCATGATTTTCGGCGTCGGCGCTGTGATCGCCATGCTCAATATCGGTGAAGGGGCGGAGCGCGAAGCCCTGAGCATGATTGACAGTATGGGACTGCATAATTTGATAGTGACCGGCAAAACCTTTGAGGAAAATGAGCTTAAAGAGCAGCGCAAACATTCCCGGGGCCTGAGTTTGCGGGACGGGGAAATCGGGGTCAGCGCCTTGCCTTTTATCGAGGCTTTCAGCGCGCAAAAAGAGATAGATACCTACAGTATTTTCAGTGCTAAAGGCAAAAGCGACGGCGATGCCCTTGGGGTTAGCGCCAGCTTTTTTGAGTTGTCTAAATTTGCCCTGTTTCAGGGACGTTATCTTGATAGTGCTGATGAGCAGGCTTTTGCCCAGGTGGCGGTGCTGGGGTCATCAAGCGCCAAACAATTATTCCCTTTGGGCAATGCCGTCGGCCAGAATATTAAGATCAACCATTTGTGGTTTAAAGTGGTGGGGGTGCTTGAAGCGCCGTTTTTGAAAAAAGAAGAGTTTCAGGGCATCAAACTCGGCGGCGAGCAAAACCAGGTGTTTATTCCGCTGAGCGCCGCCATCCATAAGTTTCCTGCCAAGCAGTTGGTCAGTGAAGTCAGCAGCTTGAAATTTAAAGTGAATAAGGATATCGATCCTATCGAGGCGGCGAAGGCGGTCAACCATCTGCTCAACCGCCGTCATAACGACGTTGATGATTTTGATATTACTATTCCCGCCGCCTTGCTGGCGCAGCAAAAACAAACCCAGCAAATTTTTAATATCGTGATGTCTTGCGTAGCCGGTATTTCTTTGCTGGTCGGCGGTATAGGCATTATGAATATCATGTTGGCCACGGTACTGGAGCGTACCAAGGAAATCGGCCTATTACGGGCGGTGGGGGCGACGCAAAAAGATATCCGGCTGCAGTTTGTCGCCGAGAGTTTTACCATCTCTATTTTAGGCGGCCTGCTCGGGGTAGTATTCGGTATTTTGTTGTCTGAATTGATCTCCCTTTATTCCCAGTGGGCGGTTTACTGGTCGCTGAGTGCCATCGTCTTATCCTTTAGCATTTGTGCTATGGTGGGGATTATTTTTGGCGTATATCCGGCAATTAAAGCATCAAAACTTGATCCCATAGATGCCTTGCAAAGTGATTAG